One window of Oryza brachyantha chromosome 12, ObraRS2, whole genome shotgun sequence genomic DNA carries:
- the LOC102705308 gene encoding uncharacterized protein LOC102705308: MAYGSFLIMSAAGATYIFAIYSKDIKSTLGYTQEQLNTVGFFKDVGANVGIHAGLVAEVTPTWLVLAIGASMNLGGYLMLYLSVTGRVTAKTPLWLVCLYIAVGANSQAFANTGALVTCVKNFPESRGVVLGLLKGFVGLSGAIFTQLYLAFYGGGGGGGDTRPLILLVGWLPAAVSVVFLVTIRIIRTPRSPTAQLREYRAFCGFLYVSLALAAYLMVAIILQKRLHFTHAEYGLSAGIVFAMLLVPIAIVLREEAALFKIKKTPEAEPDGPALSVVTAPAKLAPESSPASQKPATTTARILRALRPPPRGEDYTILQALVSVDMLLLFTATVFGVGGTLTAIDNMGQIGESLGYPQRSIATFVSLISIWNYLGRVASGFASEALLARHRIPRPLILAVVLLLTVPGHLLIAFGVPGSLYAASVLVGFCFGAAQPLILASVSELFGLKYYSTLYNFCGTASPVGSYILNVRVAGRMYDREAARQGGGHAVATAAGKALTCIGVRCYKESFLVMTAVTVAAAAVSAALAWRTRVFYAGDIYAKFKEGEKTPLGATGNGAP, encoded by the coding sequence ATGGCGTACGGCTCCTTCCTCATCATGTCGGCCGCGGGTGCCACCTATATCTTCGCCATCTACTCCAAGGACATCAAGTCCACGCTCGGCTACACTCAGGAGCAGCTCAACACCGTCGGCTTCTTCAAGGACGTCGGCGCCAACGTCGGCATCCACGCCGGCCTCGTCGCCGAGGTCACCCCGACATGGCTCGTCCTCGCCATCGGCGCCTCCATGAACCTTGGGGGATACCTCATGCTCTATCTCTCCGTCACCGGCCGCGTCACGGCCAAGACCCCGCTCTGGCTCGTCTGCCTCTAcatcgccgtcggcgccaACTCGCAGGCCTTCGCCAACACCGGCGCGCTCGTCACCTGCGTCAAGAACTTCCCGGAGAGCCGCGGCGTCGTGCTCGGCTTGCTCAAGGGATTCGTCGGCCTCAGCGGCGCCATCTTCACGCAGCTCTACCTCGCCTTctacggtggcggcggcggcggcggcgacaccaGGCCGCTCATCCTTCTCGTCGGCTGGCTgccagccgccgtctccgtGGTATTCCTCGTCACGATAAGAATCATACGCACACCACGCTCGCCAACGGCGCAGCTCCGCGAGTACCGCGCGTTTTGTGGTTTCTTGTACGTGTCGCTTGCGCTCGCCGCCTACCTCATGGTCGCCATCATCCTCCAGAAGAGGCTCCACTTCACCCACGCCGAGTACGGCCTCAGCGCCGGCATCGTGTTCGCCATGCTGCTCGTCCCCATCGCAATTGTACTGCGCGAGGAGGCTGCTCTGTTCAAGATCAAGAAGACGCCTGAGGCCGAACCCGATGGTCCGGCGCTGTCCGTGGTGACCGCGCCCGCAAAGCTGGCGCCAGAGTCTTCGCCTGCTTCCCAGAAAcctgcgacgacgacggcgaggattCTACGAGCActgaggccgccgccgcgcggcgaggactaCACGATCTTGCAGGCGCTGGTGAGCGTGgacatgctgctgctgttcaCGGCGACGGTGTTCGGCGTGGGCGGGACGCTGACGGCGATCGACAACATGGGCCAGATCGGCGAGTCGCTGGGATACCCGCAGCGCAGCATCGCCACCTTCGTGTCGCTCATCAGCATCTGGAACTACCTCGGCCGCGTGGCCTCCGGCTTCGCGTCGGAGGCGCTCCTCGCGCGGCACCGCATCCCGCGGCCGCTCATCCTGGCCGTCGTGCTCCTGCTCACCGTGCCGGGGCACCTCCTGATCGCGTTCGGCGTGCCGGGGTCGCTGTACGCGGCGTCGGTGCTGGTCGGGTTCTGCTTCGGCGCCGCGCAGCCGCTGATCCTGGCGAGCGTGTCGGAGCTGTTCGGCCTCAAGTACTACTCGACGCTCTACAATTTCTGCGGCACGGCGAGCCCCGTTGGGTCGTACATCCTCAACGtccgcgtcgccggccgcaTGTACGAtcgggaggcggcgcggcaggGTGGTGGGCACGCcgtggccacggcggcggggaaggcGTTGACTTGCATTGGCGTGAGGTGTTACAAGGAGTCGTTCTTGGTCAtgacggcggtgacggtggccgcggcggcggtgtcggcggcgctggcgtGGAGGACGCGGGTGTTCTACGCGGGAGACATCTACGCCAAGTTcaaggagggagagaagacTCCGCTTGGAGCGACCGGCAATGGCGCTCCATGA